In the Phaeobacter gallaeciensis genome, one interval contains:
- a CDS encoding FAD-linked oxidase C-terminal domain-containing protein: MEMPAPDPKVLSRKAHLAARLAKVLPADALITEEAETRAYECDALTAYKCPPLLAVLPRSTAEVSEVLRICHEEGVPVVPRGSGTSLAGGALPTADCVILGVARMNDVLETDYENRIIRVQTGRTNLSVSGAVEEEDFFYAPDPSSQLACAIAGNIAMNSGGAHCLKYGVTTNNLMGVTMVMMDGTVVEIGGAHLDAGGLDLLGVICGSEGQLGVVTEATLRILHKPEGARPVLIGYDSNEVAGACVSDIIKAGVLPVAIEFMDRPCIEACEAFAKAGYPMCEALLIIEVEGSDAEIDAQLKVIKDIAQSHNPVELREATDADEAARIWLGRKSAFGAMGQINDYMCLDGTIPVSSLPYVLRRIGEMSKEFGLAVANVFHAGDGNMHPLILFDANKPGDLELCEEFGAEVLKLCVEVGGCLTGEHGVGIEKRDLMLHQYSGDDLEAQLKVKDVFDPQWLLNPAKVFPLSVTESRRTPALAAE; encoded by the coding sequence CGCTGACGGCTTACAAATGTCCGCCGCTGCTGGCGGTGCTGCCGCGCAGCACGGCTGAAGTGTCCGAGGTCCTGCGTATCTGCCACGAAGAGGGCGTGCCCGTGGTGCCGCGCGGGTCGGGCACCTCGCTGGCCGGGGGCGCCCTGCCAACCGCGGATTGCGTGATCCTGGGCGTTGCACGGATGAATGACGTGCTGGAGACCGATTACGAGAACCGCATCATCCGGGTGCAGACCGGGCGCACCAACCTCTCCGTATCCGGCGCGGTGGAGGAGGAGGATTTCTTCTACGCGCCCGACCCGTCGAGCCAGCTGGCCTGCGCCATTGCCGGCAATATCGCGATGAACTCGGGCGGGGCGCATTGCCTGAAGTATGGCGTTACAACCAACAACCTGATGGGCGTTACCATGGTGATGATGGATGGCACCGTGGTCGAAATCGGCGGCGCGCATCTGGATGCGGGCGGCTTGGATCTGCTGGGTGTCATCTGCGGCAGCGAGGGGCAGCTTGGCGTCGTGACCGAGGCGACCCTGCGGATTCTGCACAAGCCCGAAGGCGCCCGTCCCGTGCTGATCGGCTATGACAGCAACGAAGTGGCAGGCGCCTGCGTCAGCGATATTATCAAGGCGGGCGTGCTGCCCGTTGCTATCGAGTTCATGGACCGTCCCTGCATTGAGGCCTGCGAGGCCTTTGCCAAGGCGGGCTACCCCATGTGCGAGGCGCTGCTGATCATCGAGGTCGAAGGCAGCGATGCCGAGATTGATGCGCAGCTGAAGGTGATCAAAGACATCGCCCAATCCCACAACCCGGTCGAGCTGCGCGAAGCCACTGATGCGGATGAGGCCGCGCGGATCTGGCTGGGCCGCAAATCCGCCTTTGGCGCCATGGGGCAGATCAACGACTACATGTGCCTTGATGGGACTATTCCGGTGTCCTCTTTGCCCTACGTGCTGCGTCGCATCGGCGAGATGAGCAAGGAATTCGGTCTGGCGGTGGCCAATGTGTTCCACGCCGGCGATGGCAACATGCACCCGCTGATCCTGTTCGACGCCAATAAACCCGGAGACCTTGAACTCTGCGAGGAATTCGGCGCCGAGGTACTGAAACTCTGCGTCGAAGTCGGCGGCTGCCTGACCGGCGAACATGGCGTCGGGATCGAAAAACGCGATCTGATGCTGCACCAGTACTCGGGCGATGATCTGGAGGCCCAGCTGAAGGTCAAGGATGTCTTCGATCCGCAGTGGCTGCTGAACCCGGCCAAGGTCTTCCCGCTGTCGGTAACCGAAAGCCGCCGCACTCCGGCGCTGGCGGCGGAATGA